ttttgtaactAGCTGACGTATAAAAAATAGGATCCAaagcgagaaaaaaaaaaaaaagctggtGGCTACAAAACTTATTAGACACCATTGATCATGGTGTCTAATAAGTTATACCTACTATTGGATTTGAACCAATGACTCCTGCCGTATGAAAGCAATACTCTAACCACTGAGTTAAGTAGTAGGTTATTTATCATCGTAAAGAGAAGGCACGGGGATACTTATCACATCGATAGGATTATAAATCCAATATTATTTCTAAGCAATACCAATAAACAACGAGATGAAAGAGATATAATGTTcgatcatataatattaatctTGACAAGAAATTATCTACATGATAAGATAAGATAAAATGTGGATCATAAACACAAGGGCTATAGCTCAGTTAGGTAGAGCACCTCGTTTACACGTGCGCCAAAGTTTTTCAGAGGAGTCCATCACGCAATCAAACCAATTGAttgatcttattaataaatCGATGTCTTACTCCATGACTTTTTTTTAGGAAAAAGAGGAGAACAATAGCCTGACATTAGGTCCTATTAAAGTACCCCATTTCGGTAGGGAATTAATAGAACCCATCATTGATTTGAGATATTGATAGGGTGAATACCCAGTCTACTTAATGCTAGGCAGAATGAGTATAAGGAACTCAAAAATGATCTTTTCGTCCTATGAACCTTAAGGTGTAGCAAGtttcatatttgattttttaatcagGATGTTAGAGACTATATTTAACTTAAGTTGATCTAGACCAAAAGCAAACCTACGTCAAGAGAACCCTTCTTTGAAACACTTTGGTAGTTATTCTGTATtgtattagaattaaaaaataatcaatcagAGTACTTGGAAccatttcttatcttttttttttaagaaaaaatatggtAGACTAACTGATCTTTCTATCAGTTAATGAAAGAGCCCAATGCAAAAAAAATGCATGTTGGGTCTTTGAAAGAGTTCGAAtcattttgataataataaGTTCGAGCTCTTTTACCGAGCAGGTCTACGGTTCGAATCCGTATAGCCctaactaataaatttattctaataaatgacattcaaatccaaataattggataatttttgactttttattgtATTCTTTATTTCTAACTGGTTACTTTCAATTTGTTGGTTCATAAAAAAACTCCCAGACCCTAAACCATAAGTCCTGGGGGTCGTTCAGAATAAAACGGAAAAccaaatttgatttcatttgaTTTCAGTGGATCCAATCACTATCTATAGATATATCTAGATAGATACttataatttagaataaacGTTTTTTATTCATTCATTTTCATAGTCGTAAGTGGATTTTTTGATAcgtcataattttaaaaacgaagatattttatcaatttgttttatttttaaataaaacataaagcaaatttaagaaacagaaataaaaaaaattactagttattaatcatattaatattatattattaatatgagAAACTATTAGTAATAGAAACATGGAAATATTAAGTAATAAGTGTACTGAAAATAAGATTACAATCAATAAATCTTAAAAGGAGACGTCTACCACAGCAACCAAACGAAAATAAATGATTCGATTAAcctgaatttttgttttgacgCAAGAGTTATATATACCTTGCCCAATCCACTCCGATTGGAATTGACTAAGCGGGTATTTTTTCCACATTCATAGGAGTTCGTCTATGTTTCTGCTTTacgaatatgatattttctgggcatttttaataatatcaagTGCTATTCCTGTTTTGGCATTTCTAATTTCCGGGGTTTTATCTCCAATTACGAAGGGGCCGGAGAAACTTTCTAGTTATGAATCAGGTATAGAACCGATCGGGGATGCTTGGTTACAATTTAGAATCCGTTATTATATGTTTGCtctagtttttgttgtttttgatgttgaAACCGTTTTTCTGTATCCGTGGGCAATGAGTTTCGATGTACTAGGGGTATCCGCTTTTATAGAAGCTTTCATTTTCGTGCTTATCCTAATTCTTGGTTTAGTTTATGCATGGCGAAAAGGAGCGTTGGAATGGTCTTAGTTCGTTTCCTGAATACTTGtacaataacaataaaaaaaaagtaaaaaaaaaccattgaaaCAATTATGAATTCCATTAAGTTTCCCGTACTTGATCGAACAACAAAAAACTCAGTTATTTCAACTACGTTAAATGATCTTTCAAATTGGTCAAGACTTTCCAGCCTATGGCCGCTTCTTTATGGTACCAGTTGTTGTTTTATTGAATTTGCCTCATTAATAGGCTCCCGATTTGACTTTGATCGTTATGGGCTAGTACCAAGATCAAGTCCTAGACAGGCGGACCTTATTTTAACAGCAGGTACAGTAACAATGAAAATGGCTCCTTCTTTAGTGAGATTATATGAACAAATGCCTGAACCAAAGTATGTTATTGCTATGGGAGCGTGTACAATTACAGGGGGGATGTTCAGTACCGATTCTTATAGTACTGTTCGAGGGGTTGATAAGCTAATTCCTGTAGATGTCTATTTGCCGGGTTGTCCACCTAAACCAGAGGCTGTTATAGACGCTATAACAAAGCTTCGTAAGAAAATAGCTAGAGAAATCTATAAGGATCGAATTAGACCTCAACGGGGTAATCGGTGTTTTACTACCAATCACAAGTTTTTTGTTGTACGCAGTACACAGACTGGAAATTATGATCAAGAATTACTCTATCCACCATCATCTACTTCAGAGATCTCTactgaaacattttttaaatacaaaagccCAGTATCTTCCCACGAATTAGTGAATTAGGGAGGATTTgagagaataagaaaaaaatcttcataaatTAGAACTCATGGTAAATGtgaaatacttaaatttatataaaaaggtGTGGGGGAAATAAAAAAGATGCAGGGCACTTTGTCCGTTTGGCTAGCCAAACGCGGGCTGGTTCATAGATCGTTGGGCTTCGATTACCAAGGAATAGAGACTTTA
This genomic window from Brassica napus cultivar Da-Ae chromosome C9 unlocalized genomic scaffold, Da-Ae chrC09_Random_54, whole genome shotgun sequence contains:
- the LOC125595139 gene encoding NAD(P)H-quinone oxidoreductase subunit K, chloroplastic; this encodes MNSIKFPVLDRTTKNSVISTTLNDLSNWSRLSSLWPLLYGTSCCFIEFASLIGSRFDFDRYGLVPRSSPRQADLILTAGTVTMKMAPSLVRLYEQMPEPKYVIAMGACTITGGMFSTDSYSTVRGVDKLIPVDVYLPGCPPKPEAVIDAITKLRKKIAREIYKDRIRPQRGNRCFTTNHKFFVVRSTQTGNYDQELLYPPSSTSEISTETFFKYKSPVSSHELVN